In a genomic window of uncultured Sphaerochaeta sp.:
- the gcvH gene encoding glycine cleavage system protein GcvH, with the protein MSKIVQDLRYSKDHEWVRIEGEKAYVGITDHAQHELGEIVFVELPPLGERYAKGEEISTVESVKAASAILNPLEGKVLEANEDLDGSPELINEDCYAHHLYVLTDCKLDDYHALMDAKGYEAYLNTL; encoded by the coding sequence ATGAGTAAGATAGTGCAGGATTTGCGGTATAGCAAGGATCATGAATGGGTCCGTATCGAAGGTGAGAAAGCCTACGTGGGAATCACCGACCATGCACAGCATGAATTGGGTGAAATAGTCTTCGTTGAGTTGCCGCCTCTCGGGGAACGGTATGCCAAGGGGGAGGAGATTTCCACCGTTGAAAGCGTAAAGGCTGCATCGGCCATCCTGAATCCCCTTGAAGGAAAGGTCCTTGAGGCAAATGAGGACCTTGATGGGTCGCCTGAGCTGATCAATGAGGACTGCTATGCACATCATTTGTATGTTCTGACAGACTGCAAACTGGATGACTACCATGCCCTGATGGATGCCAAAGGCTACGAAGCCTACCTGAACACACTTTGA
- the gcvPA gene encoding aminomethyl-transferring glycine dehydrogenase subunit GcvPA → MVYPYIPHTEEDRKMMLSSIGLQSIDQLFEGLGEELQLSDSVPISHGRTEDEVQRMIDSIAQRNVRGIPFLGCGCYDHIIPATVKSLSSLPSFVTAYTPYQAEMSQGLLQAIYEFQSMICEITGMDVANASLYDGSHAASEAASLMIGAKRKSSTVLVSSTIHPFILAVLTTWAKGTDRTIRILKEKEGVVDLSILDAELDESCAGLIVQSPNRYGLLEDYSSVSETLHSHGCLFAILSDPLSLAIQKSQAEWGADIAIGDTQSLGLPLAFGGPSCGYMAVTESLMRRIPGRIVGATTDAQGRRGFTLTLQAREQHIKRERATSNVCSNQALAALMTTIHLSSLGWSGMVEAANQSYAKAHYLAYHLAQLPGITLIWDKPFWCEFPLVFSDAKKMRKFLQELRNEGIFAGVRLAALTRQAKDELVLLVAVTEKRSREELELYLAAARRVMK, encoded by the coding sequence ATGGTATATCCCTATATTCCCCACACCGAAGAGGACCGCAAGATGATGCTCTCCTCCATTGGGTTGCAGTCGATCGACCAGCTCTTCGAGGGGCTGGGAGAGGAGTTGCAGCTTTCCGATTCCGTTCCGATCAGCCACGGAAGAACCGAAGATGAAGTCCAGCGAATGATCGATTCCATTGCGCAAAGAAACGTACGGGGCATCCCCTTCCTTGGATGCGGCTGTTACGACCATATCATTCCCGCTACGGTGAAGTCTCTCTCATCCCTTCCCTCCTTTGTCACTGCCTACACTCCTTACCAAGCCGAAATGAGCCAAGGGCTCTTGCAGGCGATCTATGAGTTTCAGAGCATGATTTGCGAAATCACCGGCATGGATGTTGCGAATGCTTCCCTTTACGACGGTTCTCATGCCGCAAGTGAGGCCGCCAGCCTGATGATCGGCGCAAAACGCAAATCCTCTACGGTGCTGGTCTCCAGCACCATCCATCCCTTCATCCTGGCAGTGCTCACCACTTGGGCGAAGGGGACCGACAGGACAATACGGATACTCAAAGAGAAGGAAGGGGTGGTGGATCTTTCCATTCTGGATGCAGAGCTTGACGAAAGCTGTGCAGGTCTCATCGTCCAGAGCCCGAACCGCTACGGCCTGTTGGAAGACTACAGTTCTGTTTCCGAAACCTTGCACAGCCATGGGTGCCTGTTTGCCATCCTGAGCGACCCCTTGTCGCTTGCGATCCAGAAAAGCCAGGCGGAGTGGGGTGCCGATATCGCCATCGGGGACACCCAATCGCTTGGCTTGCCGTTGGCCTTCGGCGGACCTTCCTGCGGTTATATGGCGGTGACTGAGAGCCTGATGCGCCGCATCCCCGGTCGTATCGTGGGCGCTACCACCGATGCACAGGGAAGGAGAGGGTTCACCCTCACCCTGCAGGCCCGGGAACAACACATCAAGCGTGAGCGAGCGACCAGCAATGTATGTTCCAACCAAGCCCTTGCGGCATTGATGACCACCATCCATCTCTCTTCGCTGGGGTGGTCGGGCATGGTGGAAGCGGCCAACCAAAGCTATGCAAAGGCACACTATCTTGCCTATCATCTTGCCCAGCTTCCCGGTATCACCCTGATATGGGACAAGCCCTTCTGGTGTGAGTTTCCCCTGGTGTTCTCAGATGCCAAGAAGATGCGCAAGTTCCTGCAGGAACTGCGCAACGAAGGTATCTTTGCAGGAGTCAGGCTTGCAGCCTTGACGAGGCAAGCCAAGGATGAGCTGGTTCTGCTCGTGGCAGTGACCGAGAAGCGCAGCCGAGAGGAACTTGAGCTCTATCTCGCTGCAGCACGGAGGGTGATGAAATGA
- the gcvPB gene encoding aminomethyl-transferring glycine dehydrogenase subunit GcvPB has protein sequence MSEPLLIDMSKIGRKAYCFPPLDLPRGFDQALPSLPASLSRQKPARLPEVAELDVVRHFTRLSNLVHGVDNGMYPLGSCTMKYNPKIAEHIAGMSEFTQIHPLQDISTVQGCLSVMYNLLEDLSSITGMSWGTLQPCAGAHGEYTGLKMIRAYFLKQGESKRNKVLIPVSAHGTNPASAAVNGFDVVSVASDERGLVDLEDLASKLDDSVAALMLTNPNTLGLFEQDILVISRMVHDVGALLYYDGANLNAILGMATPGDMGFDVLHLNLHKTFSTPHGGGGPGSGPVMVNTRLRPFLPKPDIELTDSGYVYHWENEDSIGKVSMFWGNFLVLLRAYVYILRMGSEGLRAASRHAVLNANYLAAKLAPVLRIPYGKHCMHEFVVSCSDLLQQYGVSAQDIAKALIDEGYHPPTMYFPSLVSEALMIEPTESESVESLDAFAETLIRLVKRAQEDPASLKAAPVTTVVGRLDEVKAVKEPNLRY, from the coding sequence ATGAGTGAACCATTGTTGATTGATATGTCCAAGATCGGGCGCAAGGCCTACTGTTTCCCTCCTCTGGATCTTCCCCGTGGATTCGACCAGGCACTGCCGTCGCTTCCCGCCTCCCTGAGCAGGCAGAAGCCTGCACGTCTTCCCGAGGTGGCGGAACTTGACGTGGTGCGGCATTTCACCCGGCTGTCAAACCTGGTGCATGGGGTGGACAACGGCATGTACCCGCTTGGATCGTGTACCATGAAGTACAACCCCAAGATTGCCGAGCATATTGCCGGCATGAGTGAGTTTACCCAGATACACCCCCTGCAGGATATCTCCACAGTCCAAGGCTGTCTTTCGGTCATGTACAACCTGCTGGAAGACCTCTCCTCCATCACCGGCATGAGCTGGGGGACCCTGCAACCCTGTGCAGGTGCCCATGGCGAGTATACCGGGCTGAAGATGATCCGAGCCTACTTCCTCAAGCAGGGAGAAAGCAAGAGAAACAAGGTCCTGATACCGGTCAGCGCCCATGGGACCAATCCTGCCAGCGCTGCGGTGAATGGGTTTGATGTGGTCAGCGTTGCAAGTGATGAGCGCGGCTTGGTGGATCTTGAGGACCTTGCTTCAAAGCTTGATGATTCGGTGGCAGCCCTGATGCTGACCAACCCCAACACGCTTGGACTCTTTGAGCAGGATATCCTGGTCATCTCCCGCATGGTGCATGATGTGGGGGCATTGCTCTATTACGATGGGGCAAACCTGAATGCCATCCTTGGCATGGCTACCCCGGGTGACATGGGTTTTGACGTTCTGCATCTCAATCTGCACAAGACGTTCTCCACACCGCATGGCGGTGGCGGTCCCGGCAGTGGGCCGGTCATGGTGAACACCCGCCTCAGACCGTTCCTTCCCAAGCCGGACATTGAACTGACTGACAGTGGGTATGTCTATCATTGGGAGAACGAGGATTCCATAGGAAAGGTGAGCATGTTCTGGGGAAACTTCCTGGTCCTGCTCAGGGCCTATGTATATATCCTCAGGATGGGCAGCGAAGGACTCAGGGCGGCAAGCCGCCATGCAGTCCTGAATGCCAACTATCTTGCTGCAAAGCTGGCACCAGTGCTGCGCATCCCGTATGGGAAACACTGCATGCATGAGTTTGTGGTCAGTTGTTCTGACCTGTTGCAGCAGTATGGGGTGAGTGCCCAGGATATCGCCAAAGCCCTTATTGATGAAGGATATCATCCCCCTACCATGTACTTCCCATCGCTTGTCAGCGAGGCGCTTATGATCGAGCCCACCGAAAGTGAAAGCGTGGAAAGCTTGGATGCCTTTGCCGAGACCCTGATCAGATTGGTCAAGCGGGCACAGGAAGATCCTGCTTCGCTGAAGGCCGCTCCGGTTACCACCGTGGTCGGTCGGCTTGATGAGGTGAAGGCGGTCAAGGAGCCCAATTTGCGCTACTGA
- the hydA gene encoding dihydropyrimidinase, with translation MKRLLIQNGLLVDTEWTRHADILVEDSQIVHIAASIGADEVPEGTEIIQAEGLCILPGIIDAHTHFHLESRGTVTADSFAEGSKCAAFGGVTTVIDFADDDKKGDLASCSKRRIKAMQEGMAVDFSLHQGVYAFREGLDEELANLKKAGVSVIKMFTTYKNVGYLVEKREELKAIFSLCKKHDLLVSVHCEDDATIRKVDATYEGPYDPASHAKLRPSEAEARGIDTVGSIALELDMPLYVVHLSSKAGLQKVRELRAKGLRIIVETTPHYLFLDKSKLEGADGALYVMTPPLRSEEDNLALQEAVLNGEIQVIATDHCSFTVEQKMASNDSRTILPGIPGTEEMLSLVYSFAANSGRIGIQQVVNLLSTAPAKAFGLYPRKGAIRVGSDADLVLFDPDEAWTISSETTHSASGYTPYEGTEVLGRPIMTYLRGRLIMGDGIYLGLEGNGEYVPQKDVGRGKTIMH, from the coding sequence ATGAAGAGACTACTGATTCAAAACGGACTTCTTGTTGATACGGAGTGGACCAGGCATGCTGATATCCTGGTCGAGGATTCTCAGATCGTGCACATTGCCGCCTCCATTGGAGCTGATGAGGTCCCTGAGGGAACCGAAATCATCCAGGCTGAGGGGCTTTGCATCCTGCCGGGCATCATTGATGCCCATACCCACTTCCACCTGGAGAGCAGAGGTACGGTGACAGCCGACTCATTTGCCGAAGGGAGCAAGTGTGCCGCCTTTGGTGGGGTGACCACGGTCATAGATTTCGCAGATGATGACAAAAAGGGTGACCTTGCTTCCTGCAGCAAGCGGCGCATCAAAGCCATGCAGGAAGGGATGGCGGTGGACTTCTCCCTGCATCAGGGGGTGTATGCCTTCCGAGAAGGCTTGGATGAGGAGCTGGCCAACCTCAAGAAAGCAGGGGTGAGTGTCATCAAGATGTTCACCACCTACAAGAATGTCGGCTATCTTGTGGAGAAGCGCGAAGAGCTGAAGGCTATATTCAGTCTTTGCAAGAAACATGATCTTCTGGTGAGTGTGCATTGTGAGGATGATGCCACCATACGGAAGGTTGACGCTACGTATGAAGGGCCCTACGATCCTGCATCCCATGCCAAGCTCAGACCCAGCGAGGCTGAAGCCCGCGGCATCGATACGGTCGGTTCCATCGCCCTTGAGTTGGATATGCCCTTGTATGTGGTGCACCTATCCAGCAAGGCAGGACTGCAAAAAGTGCGCGAGCTCAGGGCGAAGGGTCTGAGGATCATCGTTGAGACAACCCCACACTACCTGTTCCTGGACAAGAGCAAACTTGAGGGTGCTGATGGTGCTCTTTATGTGATGACACCCCCGCTCAGAAGCGAGGAGGACAATCTTGCGTTGCAAGAGGCCGTGCTCAATGGTGAGATACAAGTGATTGCCACCGACCACTGTTCCTTTACCGTCGAGCAAAAGATGGCGAGCAATGACAGCAGGACCATCCTCCCAGGGATTCCCGGCACCGAGGAGATGTTGAGCCTGGTCTATTCGTTTGCAGCAAACAGCGGACGGATTGGCATTCAGCAAGTGGTGAACCTGCTGAGTACCGCCCCCGCCAAAGCCTTCGGGCTCTATCCGCGCAAGGGAGCCATCCGTGTCGGCAGTGATGCAGACCTGGTGCTCTTCGATCCGGACGAGGCGTGGACGATCAGCAGTGAGACCACCCACTCAGCCAGCGGATACACTCCCTATGAGGGTACTGAGGTACTGGGCCGGCCGATCATGACCTACCTCAGGGGAAGGTTGATCATGGGAGACGGCATCTATCTTGGGTTGGAAGGAAATGGTGAGTACGTTCCGCAGAAGGATGTGGGACGGGGAAAAACCATCATGCATTGA
- the cdd gene encoding cytidine deaminase — translation MVEGILFDMDGVLIDSEPVILHAAMSYLEGLGVKTKPEDFIPFIGAGDKRYLCGVAEKYGLQIDFEQAKHPLFQLYETYAVDRGPLPGVHRLIRNARKAGLKLALATSATRMKAAINLKAIGLEESDFDLVVTGDMLKRNKPSPDIYQLASLGMGLPPQECLVIEDALNGVVSAKRAGATVCAVNTSFTVGELFDAGADYVVSTLDAFEDFSTHDQFNALLASMRGSDERVVYGANKIVEGSPSPMGPDALFSLQVSEAYAARKNAYTPYSHYKVGASLVSSATSRVYSGCNVENSSYGATICAERNAIIHAVACEGPLGIKSLVVVSEDAPPAPPCAQCLQVLAEFCKPDTKIHLVDVAFAEGRGGVHQEYQFSELLPHPFIFPSMRS, via the coding sequence ATGGTCGAAGGTATTCTGTTTGATATGGATGGGGTTCTCATTGATTCCGAACCGGTGATTCTGCATGCTGCCATGTCCTACTTGGAAGGTCTGGGTGTCAAGACGAAGCCTGAGGATTTCATTCCCTTCATTGGGGCAGGCGATAAGCGCTACCTGTGTGGAGTGGCAGAGAAGTACGGCCTTCAGATTGACTTTGAGCAAGCCAAGCATCCGTTGTTCCAGCTCTATGAGACCTATGCTGTCGACCGTGGTCCCCTGCCGGGTGTCCACCGCCTGATCCGCAATGCCCGCAAGGCTGGCCTCAAGCTGGCGCTTGCCACCAGTGCCACCAGGATGAAGGCTGCCATCAACCTGAAAGCCATCGGGCTCGAGGAGTCGGATTTCGATCTGGTCGTCACCGGTGACATGCTCAAGCGCAACAAGCCCAGCCCGGACATCTATCAGTTGGCTTCCCTGGGTATGGGGCTTCCCCCCCAGGAGTGCCTGGTCATCGAGGATGCCCTGAATGGGGTGGTGAGTGCCAAACGTGCCGGGGCAACCGTCTGTGCCGTCAACACGAGCTTCACCGTAGGAGAGCTCTTCGACGCAGGAGCTGACTATGTGGTCAGCACGCTTGATGCATTTGAGGACTTTTCGACACATGACCAGTTCAATGCGCTCCTCGCTTCAATGAGAGGGTCTGATGAGCGGGTTGTCTATGGGGCCAACAAGATAGTGGAAGGATCTCCTTCCCCCATGGGCCCCGATGCCCTGTTCTCCCTGCAAGTCAGTGAAGCCTATGCTGCACGCAAGAACGCATACACCCCGTATTCGCACTACAAGGTGGGGGCGTCTTTGGTCAGCAGTGCAACCAGTCGTGTCTACAGTGGTTGCAATGTGGAGAACTCAAGCTACGGTGCCACCATTTGTGCTGAGCGAAATGCCATCATCCATGCAGTTGCCTGTGAAGGCCCTCTTGGGATCAAGAGCCTGGTGGTGGTGAGTGAGGATGCTCCCCCAGCACCCCCATGTGCCCAATGCCTGCAGGTTCTTGCTGAGTTTTGCAAACCGGATACGAAAATCCACCTTGTGGATGTTGCCTTTGCTGAAGGCAGGGGAGGTGTGCACCAGGAGTACCAATTCTCAGAGCTTCTGCCACATCCCTTCATCTTTCCCAGTATGAGGTCGTGA
- a CDS encoding phosphatidylserine/phosphatidylglycerophosphate/cardiolipin synthase family protein: MRRYLLLFLVLLTLLFASGCTTTTHHMLAPVVLDPDLSLDEKLSSYSIPKVNITFPKVYYDGLAWRDRVLELIEGAEDYLITSAFLASSAEDLQMLYEALARKAESGVRVYFVVDGIGPFDMTETRFHLIPLKFLRESGVHLLEFNPISSARLVSLFSLLDRDHRKYLIVDGKQLAMGGMNLNYISIGAMDDNLQRDSMYEFYSPELCSLLLDAFVPWWNEQSWEEVRREDFQVDASVALGMKTYEAWYVDQHPGSEKVSALFGTMLAEAQHEVKVLPFLPFMDANMIEAFRTASDRGVDVQMLIPFDKRVTNRKGIEYMVKDLRKMQIDLRIEKESAESQRLLHEKLMIVDDRYVVIGSTNMNFRSFNLAYETSLVIDSEELAREVEKHFDELYKKTVPITEAMAEAWQTFANWPRFAVGFFGG; encoded by the coding sequence ATGAGACGCTATTTGCTGCTATTTCTGGTGCTCCTCACGCTTTTGTTTGCGAGTGGCTGCACAACCACCACCCACCATATGCTCGCTCCCGTTGTCCTTGACCCTGATCTGAGCTTGGATGAGAAACTTTCCTCCTACTCCATCCCAAAGGTGAACATCACCTTCCCGAAGGTCTATTATGATGGTCTTGCTTGGCGTGACCGGGTGTTGGAGCTGATCGAGGGGGCCGAGGATTATTTGATCACCTCCGCCTTTCTTGCTTCCAGCGCCGAGGATCTCCAGATGCTCTATGAAGCTTTGGCACGCAAGGCGGAGAGTGGTGTTCGCGTCTACTTTGTGGTGGACGGCATCGGTCCATTCGACATGACCGAGACCCGGTTCCACCTGATCCCCCTGAAGTTCCTTCGTGAAAGTGGTGTGCACCTCCTGGAGTTCAATCCCATCAGCAGCGCCCGTCTGGTGAGCCTATTCAGCCTGCTCGACCGTGATCACCGCAAATACCTCATTGTCGATGGAAAACAGCTTGCGATGGGAGGCATGAATCTCAACTACATCTCCATTGGGGCAATGGATGACAACTTGCAGCGAGACAGCATGTATGAGTTCTACTCGCCAGAGCTGTGTTCCTTGCTCCTTGATGCGTTTGTTCCCTGGTGGAACGAGCAGAGTTGGGAGGAGGTTCGGCGGGAAGATTTTCAGGTCGATGCGTCCGTCGCCCTCGGCATGAAGACGTATGAAGCCTGGTATGTGGACCAGCATCCTGGATCGGAGAAGGTCAGTGCCCTCTTCGGAACGATGCTCGCCGAGGCCCAGCATGAGGTGAAGGTACTTCCGTTCCTACCTTTCATGGACGCCAACATGATCGAGGCCTTCCGCACTGCTTCCGATCGTGGGGTAGATGTGCAGATGCTCATCCCCTTCGACAAACGGGTCACCAACCGGAAGGGTATCGAGTACATGGTCAAGGATCTGCGCAAGATGCAGATTGACCTGCGCATCGAAAAAGAGAGTGCAGAGAGCCAGAGATTGCTGCATGAGAAACTGATGATTGTTGACGACCGGTACGTGGTCATCGGCTCGACGAATATGAATTTCCGTTCGTTCAACCTTGCCTATGAGACATCCTTGGTCATCGATAGTGAAGAGCTTGCCCGTGAGGTGGAGAAGCACTTTGATGAGCTCTACAAAAAGACGGTACCCATCACGGAAGCGATGGCTGAGGCTTGGCAGACGTTTGCCAACTGGCCCCGATTTGCCGTTGGATTCTTTGGAGGTTGA
- a CDS encoding RpiB/LacA/LacB family sugar-phosphate isomerase produces MPTIVLANDHGAVELAARFTDYLKKNGCTVNHLGVHSADSVDYPDMAELACNEYKKGGYDFGILLCGTGIGISISANKVEGIRCALPQNSYAASMARKHNNANFIAFGGRIDYSEDPVDMLQAFMDVSFEGDRHQRRVDKMMALEQHC; encoded by the coding sequence ATGCCCACTATTGTACTAGCGAACGACCATGGAGCGGTTGAGCTTGCCGCCCGTTTCACCGACTATCTGAAGAAGAACGGATGCACCGTGAATCATCTTGGAGTGCATTCGGCAGACTCTGTCGATTATCCTGATATGGCAGAACTTGCCTGCAACGAGTATAAGAAGGGTGGCTATGACTTTGGCATCCTGCTGTGCGGAACCGGCATCGGCATCTCGATCAGTGCCAACAAGGTCGAGGGCATCCGGTGTGCCCTGCCACAGAACAGCTACGCCGCCTCAATGGCCCGCAAGCACAACAATGCAAACTTCATTGCCTTCGGAGGCAGGATTGACTACAGCGAAGATCCTGTGGATATGCTGCAGGCTTTCATGGACGTCAGTTTCGAAGGGGATCGCCATCAGCGGAGAGTCGACAAGATGATGGCACTCGAGCAGCACTGCTAA
- a CDS encoding putative manganese-dependent inorganic diphosphatase produces MAEIYVSGHRNPDMDSICAAYSYAFLKNKLDPSNTYLPVRCGNLNDATKAQFERLNIVPPPFIKDVRTKVSAVSRTAQNTVQITDPVYTLVSFYGSTSRSSVVPVMEGEQYRGLLSVDEVSSFILKENSGTRPVYHFVVENFPKVLKGTFLRKGEQPSFNAPIMVGAMRYTVFCKHMEALEGQSPILVVGDREDHIRKAIELQIPAIVLTGIEHGVTSSVDWEAYRGTVFLSALDTAETLRLLRLSVPVEKLMVQNPPNLQADCLFDEARDILADSEFRGLPVFDGQAYQGYVTRRCFLERPKTKLIMVDHNENEQGVPGIDEAEVVEIIDHHRLGAAKTRNPIFICCEPLGSTCTIIYKLFLRNNVEIPPSLARVMLSGIVSDTIMLKSPTTTFEDFTAVQDLLELGQVEDMRSFGETMFRSGASLAKEDPKKMLEADFKHYKELGVSFGIGQCEVTTLSDVDDYKEAYLAELENVKHSHSLDWALFLITDVVKESSVLLMTSMPIIERKLAYKKIGEGIFNLPGVLSRKKQLLPEVLRVLEE; encoded by the coding sequence GTGGCAGAGATTTATGTGAGTGGGCACCGGAACCCAGATATGGACAGCATTTGTGCTGCATACAGTTATGCATTTCTGAAAAACAAGCTGGATCCGAGCAACACCTACCTGCCGGTGCGGTGCGGAAATCTCAACGATGCCACCAAAGCCCAGTTTGAACGGCTGAATATCGTACCGCCTCCTTTCATCAAGGATGTGCGGACCAAGGTGTCTGCAGTGAGCAGAACGGCCCAGAACACGGTCCAGATCACCGATCCCGTCTATACCCTGGTCTCCTTTTACGGATCCACAAGCCGCAGTTCGGTTGTTCCTGTCATGGAGGGTGAGCAGTATCGGGGCCTGCTGAGTGTTGATGAGGTGAGCAGCTTCATCCTCAAGGAGAACAGCGGGACTCGCCCGGTCTATCACTTTGTGGTGGAGAATTTCCCCAAAGTGCTGAAAGGTACTTTTCTGCGCAAAGGAGAGCAGCCAAGCTTCAATGCACCCATCATGGTGGGTGCCATGCGCTATACGGTCTTCTGCAAGCACATGGAAGCCTTGGAAGGCCAGTCTCCGATTTTGGTGGTCGGTGACAGGGAAGATCATATCAGGAAAGCCATTGAATTGCAGATTCCGGCCATCGTATTGACTGGCATTGAACATGGGGTCACCAGCAGCGTAGATTGGGAAGCCTACCGGGGAACGGTGTTCCTCAGCGCCCTGGACACCGCAGAGACCCTTCGTTTATTGCGCCTGAGCGTGCCGGTGGAGAAGCTGATGGTACAGAATCCACCGAACCTGCAGGCTGACTGTCTCTTTGACGAGGCGAGGGATATCCTTGCGGACAGTGAATTCCGTGGACTCCCTGTTTTTGATGGACAGGCCTACCAAGGCTATGTTACCCGCCGCTGCTTTCTGGAGCGGCCCAAGACCAAGCTGATCATGGTCGACCACAATGAGAATGAGCAGGGTGTGCCGGGCATCGATGAAGCTGAGGTGGTGGAGATCATCGACCATCACCGCCTGGGGGCTGCCAAGACCCGCAACCCCATCTTCATCTGCTGTGAGCCGCTGGGCTCGACGTGCACCATCATCTACAAACTTTTTTTGCGCAACAACGTGGAGATTCCTCCCTCTCTTGCACGGGTGATGCTCAGCGGCATAGTCAGTGACACCATCATGCTCAAGAGCCCCACCACAACCTTTGAGGATTTCACCGCAGTCCAGGACCTTCTGGAGCTGGGTCAGGTGGAGGATATGCGCAGCTTTGGCGAGACCATGTTCCGCAGCGGTGCCTCGCTTGCCAAGGAGGATCCGAAGAAGATGCTTGAGGCAGACTTCAAGCACTACAAGGAGCTGGGCGTCAGCTTCGGGATCGGGCAGTGCGAAGTCACCACCCTCTCTGATGTGGACGACTACAAGGAAGCCTACCTTGCTGAGCTGGAGAACGTCAAACACTCCCACTCCCTCGATTGGGCTTTGTTCCTGATCACGGACGTCGTGAAGGAGAGCAGCGTGCTGTTGATGACCAGCATGCCGATCATTGAGCGCAAGCTTGCCTACAAGAAGATCGGGGAAGGCATTTTCAACCTTCCCGGGGTGCTTTCACGAAAGAAGCAACTGCTTCCTGAGGTGCTCAGGGTCCTGGAAGAGTAG